In Scatophagus argus isolate fScaArg1 chromosome 3, fScaArg1.pri, whole genome shotgun sequence, one genomic interval encodes:
- the ddi2 gene encoding protein DDI1 homolog 2 isoform X1, which translates to MSSSTSPSDGPSSGQPQTLDRSQSAPATMEQASVPGLCQDQPGLQELPLPSSPAEDVGSTLHEVSPQPLPVHSNSTVSPVPSPSTDVLRTCTPPADVTSVSQYPGGEVQSGATMGDAEPDKVVNSSMLSHPEELSPIQPMEQEASEPDGSGVTETCVNDPSQSESVEMESPSATQGVVSCERDQSEGEHCSSSDSIPSLAAALMELHELLVSNNLAQSQYPSTSCSSSPPFTQETDEVVPEPRTPTPNNTVCIPSAAITAGAEPSDAKANHAALSDEGPSKCLVPDLSSQEEHLGRDTTETVEEQGAPQHPDGSEERRAVRQEQDEVSNISIFQLEPETPPDPAEGLEFRESPEGQQGRGAADGQASGTNTPDTLGLQTEHTFLSPLSTAACSPEEVSSTSASSSPPLAQAPQLTSSAPLLPSPHPFIEQFPAEHIERIQAAGFSAMEAAEALERAHGVVELALLTLLARSITVPT; encoded by the coding sequence ATGTCCTCATCCACTTCCCCTTCTGATGGCCCTTCCTCCGGCCAGCCCCAGACTCTGGATCGCTCTCAGTCTGCCCCGGCCACCATGGAGCAGGCCTCAGTACCAGGGCTGTGCCAGGACCAACCTGGCCTCCAGGAGCTTCCTCTGCCTTCATccccagcagaggatgttggTTCTACACTTCATGAGGTCTCCCCTCAACCTCTACCTGTCCATAGCAACTCCACCGTGTCCCCTGTACCAAGTCCTTCAACAGACGTCCTCCGCACATGTACCCCTCCTGCAGACGTAACTTCGGTGTCCCAGTATCCGGGGGGTGAGGTGCAGAGTGGAGCCACAATGGGGGATGCTGAACCAGACAAAGTGGTGAACAGCTCCATGCTCTCACATCCAGAGGAACTTTCACCCATTCAACCCATGGAGCAGGAGGCCTCTGAGCCTGACGGGTCTGGTGTTACGGAAACTTGTGTGAATGATCCTAGCCAATCAGAGTCCGTTGAAATGGAGTCTCCTTCTGCCACCCAGGGTGTGGTGTCCTGCGAGAGAGACCAGTCTGAAGGAGAGCACTGTTCCAGCTCTGACAGCATCCCCTCACTGGCGGCTGCTCTGATGGAGCTTCACGAGCTGCTTGTATCTAACAACCTAGCTCAGTCGCAATACCCCAGcacctcctgttcctcctcacctccattcacacaggaaacagatgaAGTGGTCCCCGAACCACGCACCCCAACACCCAACAATACAGTGTGTATCCCCTCTGCTGCCATCACAGCCGGTGCAGAACCTAGCGATGCCAAAGCCAACCATGCTGCTCTGTCTGATGAGGGACCATCTAAGTGTCTTGTGCCTGACCTCTCTAGCCAGGAAGAGCATTTGGGCAGAGATACAACAGAGACTGTGGAGGAACAAGGAGCACCACAGCATCCGGATGGCTccgaggagaggagggcagtTAGACAAGAGCAAGATGAGGTCAGTAACATCAGTATTTTTCAACTTGAGCCAGAGACTCCTCCTGATCCTGCAGAGGGCCTGGAGTTCAGGGAATCTCCTGAGGGGCAGCAGgggagaggagctgcagatggacaaGCCTCTGGCACCAACACCCCAGACACTCTTGGCCTCCAGACTGAGCACACTTTTCTCAGTCCTCTTTCTACAGCAGCGTGCTCACCTGAGGAAGTCTCTAGCACCTCGgcctcctcttcccctcctcttgCTCAGGCTCCACAGCTTACATCTTCAGCCCCTCTTTTACCGTCTCCGCATCCCTTTATAGAACAATTTCCAGCTGAGCACATTGAGAGAATCCAGGCAGCAGGGTTTTCCGCCATGGAGGCTGCAGAGGCACTGGAAAGAGCCCATGGCGTTGTGGAGCTAGCTCTGCTGACATTGCTAGCCCGCAGTATCACTGTGCCCACCTAG
- the ddi2 gene encoding protein DDI1 homolog 2 isoform X2, with protein sequence MLVTVFCAPRDRPETTFALEVSPELELRDFVALCELESGIPAGEIQITYVEQPLKDPTRALGTYGVKDGDVVVLRQADRRPPPTQPAFPGLPHIDFRSITVPGTSSSASQHGAIRPQQPASQLPQRTSQPSTPMAFRGSSPQGLDDPALLQQMLLSNPHELSLLKERNPPLAEALLSGDLERFSKVLLEQQQDRAKREQERIRLLTADPFDLEAQAKIEEDIRQHNVEENMTIAMEEAPESFGQVVMLYINCKVNGHPVKAFVDSGAQMTIMSQACAERCNIMRLVDRRWAGIAKGVGTQKIIGRVHLAQVQIEGDFLPCSFSILEDQPMDMLLGLDMLKRHQCSIDLKKNVLLIGTTGTETRFLSEAELPECARLAYGAEGREDARPDEIADRELAEALQRSIQESGQH encoded by the exons ATGCTGGTCACCGTTTTCTGCGCACCGAGGGATCGTCCAGAAACTACCTTCGCCCTCGAAGTGTCCCCGGAACTGGAGCTTAGAGATTTTGTAGCACTTTGTGAACTGGAATCAGGAATTCCAGCTGGGGAAATTCAG ATCACATATGTAGAGCAGCCCCTAAAAGACCCCACTCGTGCCTTGGGGACCTATGGAGTGAAGGATGGGGATGTGGTGGTTCTCAGGCAAGCTGACAGAAGGCCACCACCAACTCAACCAGCCTTCCCAG GTCTGCCCCATATTGACTTTCGTTCCATCACAGTCCCTGGCACTTCTTCTTCAGCCAGTCAACATGGTGCCATAAGACCACAACAACCGGCTTCACAGCTACCACAACGCACTTCACAACCTTCCACACCAATGGCCTTTCGCGGCTCCTCTCCTCAGGGGCTGGATGACCCTGCCTTACTCCAGCAGATGCTGTTATCCAATCCACACGAGCTTTCACTCCTCAAGGAGCGAAACCCACCACTTGCTGAGGCTCTGCTCAGTGGAGACTtgg aGCGTTTCTCCAAAGTGCTGCTGGAGCAACAGCAGGATCGTgcaaagagagagcaagaaaggaTCAGACTTCTGACTGCTGATCCTTTTGATTTGGAAGCTCAAGCAAAGATTGAGGAGGATATCAG GCAGCACAATGTGGAAGAAAACATGACCATTGCAATGGAGGAGGCCCCCGAAAGCTTTGGACAGGTGGTTATGCTCTACATTAACTGCAAAGTCAATGGGCACCCTGTGAAAGCTTTTGTTGACTCAG gaGCTCAGATGACCATCATGAGCCAAGCATGTGCTGAGCGCTGTAACATCATGCGGCTGGTGGACCGGCGCTGGGCTGGGATCGCCAAAGGAGTGGGCACACAGAAAATCATTGGCAGAGTTCATCTGG CTCAGGTCCAGATAGAAGGGGACTTCCTTCCTTGTTCTTTCTCCATCTTGGAGGACCAGCCAATGGACATGCTACTTGGTCTGGATATGCTGAAGAGACACCAG TGTTCGATCGACCTGAAGAAGAACGTGCTTCTCATAGGCACTACAGGCACTGAAACCCGCTTCCTGTCTGAGGCAGAGCTGCCAGAATGTGCCCGTCTGGCATATGGAGCAGAGGGACGTGAAGATGCCCGTCCAGATGAAATAGCTGACAGAGAACTGGCAGAGGCGCTTCAGAGGTCCATACAGGAAAGCG GACAGCACTGA
- the si:ch73-361p23.3 gene encoding tumor necrosis factor receptor superfamily member 4, producing the protein MFLLSLLVITLTFNELIVSLNAACPKGQRVGLNGKAARCEPCSNGTYQPELNESQRCRVCTTCDPSSGSVTKQKCTKETNTKCECRGEFVPWDDDSSTCKCDVGFGLDHGECSKCKDGYFSTTINSSCKKWKECKSTGVKINGTRISDVICNEVSESNIDTTTIPTNKIVSLSTLLTSHRPHEGAQTQKKSTTITTTTTTTTTTTSSVQRHTISPEIKGEPTLSNTGNHIVLVLLIFGIAGLLVLTAVTCKLQIIPRVEKHPGIKKNESLCRKPVEESGDGSLSSLKLNPGEP; encoded by the exons ATGTTTCTGCTCAGTCTGCTTGTAATCACTTTGACTTTTAATGAACTCATTGTCAGTTTGAATGCCGCTTGCCCAAAAG GTCAGAGAGTGGGACTGAACGGTAAGGCTGCACGTTGCGAACCCTGCAGCAATGGAACTTACCAGCCTGAATTGAATGAGTCCCAGCGGTGCAGAGTGTGTACAACGTGTGATCCAA gTTCAGGGAGCGTTACTAAACAGAAGTGCAcgaaagagacaaacacaaagtgtgagTGCCGTGGAGAATTTGTGCCCTGGGACGACGACTCTTCCACTTGTAAATGTGACGTTGGATTTGGACTGGATCACGGAG aatgttcaaaatgtaaagATGGATATTTCAGCACAACTATCAACTCAAGCTGTAAAAAATGGAAAGA ATGTAAATCAACAGGAGTGAAAATTAATGGAACCAGGATCTCAGATGTCATCTGCAATGAGGTGTCAGAGAGTAATATTGATACCACTACAATCCCCACAAACAAAATTGTCTCTCTAAGTACACTCTTGACATCCCATCGTCCACATGAGGGGGCTCAAACTCAGAAGAAAAGCACTAcaatcaccaccaccaccaccaccaccaccaccaccacatcatCTGTTCAAAGACACACCATCAGCCCAGAGATCAAAGGGGAACCCACCTTGTCAAACACTGGGAACCACATCG TTTTGGTCCTCCTCATATTTGGAATCGCTGGACTGCTTGTACTGACTGCCGTGACCTGCAAGCTGCAGATTATTCCTCGCGTGGAGAAACACCCAGGAATAAAAA aaaatgagTCACTGTGTCGCAAGCCAGTTGAGGAAAGCGGCGATGGCAGTCTGTCCTCTCTCAAACTGAATCCAGGGGAGCCCTGa
- the tnfrsf18 gene encoding tumor necrosis factor receptor superfamily member 18, translated as MSPLRLCLAVTCALNIWTTEYTAGCGDHQAKVNGHCCDLCPPGKYMKEFCSQHQPTVCSPCQDGYYSNQYNIFDRCEKCQSCQQEYAGKCTTTTNTNCSCHSGFLCTNNVCSKCVKNKCTTGERLMMTANSSGKGLIEYSYQCEPLCLDNAYFDIKEGVCKPRTQCSILGLAERFPGNKTHNSVCDGGRHGNGDFVHVILGIGFVLLSLTLLVLLSYACIKKLMKHRSYDNRIDIASVCTNASDFHLSKEESGHQLIIQDESKNSNSLDELHLEKVSTS; from the exons ATGAGTCCTCTAAGACTTTGTCTGGCAGTTACATGTGCACTGAATATTTGGACTACAGAATACACTGCAGGCTGTGGCGATCACCAAGCTAAGGTTAATGGACATTGCTGTGACCTGTGTCCCCCAG GTAAATACATGAAGGAATTCTGCTCACAGCACCAGCCAACTGTCTGTAGCCCCTGTCAGGATGGCTACTACTCGAACCAGTATAACATTTTTGACAGGTGTGAGAAATGTCAGTCATGTCAACAAG AATATGCTGGAAAATGTACAACGACCACAAATACAAACTGTTCATGCCACTCTGGTTTCTTGTGCACGAACAATGTCTGctcaaagtgtgtgaaaaacaaatgcaccaCAGGCGAGAGACTGATGATGACAG CCAATTCCTCGGGTAAAGGGTTGATAGAGTATTCATATCAGTGTGAGCCCCTGTGCCTTGATAACGCATATTTTGACATCAAAGAGGGCGTCTGCAAGCCACGAACACA GTGCAGTATATTGGGTCTTGCTGAGCGGTTTCCAGGGAACAAAACCCACAACTCAGTCTGTGATGGAG GGAGGCATGGAAATGGAGACTTCGTCCATGTGATCCTTGGCATCggctttgttttgctgtctctcaCCCTCCTTGTGCTTCTGTCTTACGCTTgtataaaaaaattaatgaagCACAGATCAT ATGATAATCGCATTGATATTGCATCGGTCTGCACCAACGCCAGTGACTTTCACCTGTCAAAGGAGGAGAGTGGACACCAACTCATCATCCAGGATGAGTCCAAGAACAGCAACAGTTTGGACGAACTACACCTGGAAAAAGTCAGCACTTCTTGA